In the genome of Spodoptera frugiperda isolate SF20-4 chromosome 1, AGI-APGP_CSIRO_Sfru_2.0, whole genome shotgun sequence, the window GCCGTTATGTGGGGAGTCCTCAACGTTGCTGGTAATCTACGAGAGATACCAGCTGCCGCTGAGCTGAATACAGTGAAATGGGAGACACAGAGAAACCTTCCTTCTTTCTACATCTTCAACCATAGAGGAAAAGCTTTGGCTGACAATTACATTCCCAGTGGTAGCAAATGTGAACTAGAAAATGTTGAATAGTGAATTACAACAGATTtagtgtaattatattatttatttttaagagaaGTTATCATTATGTTATTGgatgaagtttatttatttggtattgGACATTCTCTTATTCATAGTGTCATATTCTCAGTGATAGTATATACACTATTAAAGCAGATTAATTCAACACTAACatgatttctttaaaaatgtatgttacaATTTAAGATGAGAACAGATCAGGAACAAGAACTTTTagcaatactttttatttacagtgggcatatgagtaaataaaacaattctatCTTACAACAGTGTCTTTTCTTTTcatcattacatttatttcctGAGTAACTAGGTAGATGGGATATGTAAGATGAATCATCACTATATTTCAACTGCACAcctggcgcagtggctgggcaactggctactgTGCAAGTTGTAGGGGCTTCTATTTCCGCGGGGgacaactctgtgtgatccacaaattgttgctttgtgtctgagtgtcatgtgtatgagtacttgtatgtttgtaaacgcacattACTACAAgagagaaaattctagtgtgggccgaaatttatttaaaaaagaaataattattcaattcttcTGCAAACTATTCCTCCACTTACTTTGtggaattaaaaattttattttatatttcacacACCTCAAAAGTTTAACAGGACAGAGTACCCTAAGAATAAATACCACATGTAATTGATGTAATAACATGAATGCTATAGTGCATGCGGAACTACTTGGCTGCACTGAACTTCATTTGTCAGTCAGTAAAGTTTCAATAattgaacaattattattgacaataTATAGAGATTGGTCTTCAATCATCATTGTTAGTCTTATATACTTTGCAAGCAGTATACAAGCCACCTTCTCACCCCTGTTCCTGTTCACTACCTAAGGAGCGGCCAACTGGTTCCATGCACACTATAACTATTTAGGTcaatagattaaataaaacaactcttatcttaaaatataggttttatttcttaaaagtatttttacatattatttttatctgcaAATAAGTGAAGAACTGTTTGTCTATTTGAACTGTCATGTCTTAAAACATTTAGATATTCACGGAAACCCTAAATAGTCTAACAGAAAATGAACACATGTATTCACAGAAAAAATACCACATGTTTAATTTCTATGCTATTTATATatggttttaaaattacaattatcaaATACATTTATAGATATTTAGTTAGCTGTACTTAGTACAAAAACTAACACACTTTAAATGGTCTCATATTTAACAAGTATTCAACCAagttacacaatacaatacaaaataatttcctCAGATATCCAGTATCCTCAATTCTACATATTGTAGTGGTTACAAAATAAGTATCAGTTGTCTTCAGCTAATTACATCATTTCTAGAGATGATTGAGTAGATGCTCATAGCCAAAGACAACAGATGTCATAATAATGAACATTATACTCTCTCATACAGTTTCTCGCAGGTCAACTTTAACAATAGACATCAACACAAGGTCCTTAACTCTAAATGCACATAACTATAGTCTAATCACTAGCAGCCAGTGGCTATCGCCCTCCTCTTCCTCCTCTGAAGCCACCACCTCCTCTGTTGAATCCTCCACCACCACCGCCGCGGCCGAAACCACCACGTCCACCGCCGCCACCTCGGTTGAAACCACCTCCTCTGTTGAATCCTCCACCACCACCGCCGCGGCCGAAACCACCGCCGCCTCCACGGCCTCCGCGAGGTCCTCCACGACCTGCACCACCACGACCTCTCTTAGCACCAGGAGGCTGTGGCAAGAACCTCTTCAGTGGCAGTAACTTCGCCGGGTCAATGTAAAACTGCTGCCCCGACTTGAAACTGTTTGCTTTATAGTTGTCACTCATCTTTACAGATACGAAGTAGTCCCGCAGGTTACCGAATATTTCGTCTATTTTCCCGATCTGTTCCTTGTTCTCGAGGAAGATGGGCGCGTTGAAGTATGGTACATCTTCAATGTCAACTTTGCACACCAAATCGTCTTGAACTGTCCAGCCATAGTGACCCAGCGGGATTACAGACTCGGGCGGGCCTTGGTCTTGTTGTCTGTATCCTCCACCGCCACCACCGCCTCGGCCACCGCGTCCACCGCCACGGCCTCCGAAGCCGCCTCGGCCGCCGCCGCCTCCACGACCACCGAATCCTCTACCTCCTCCGCCGCCACCACCACCGTAACCTCCACGACCGCCGCCGCCACCTCCTCTACCGCGGAACGACATTCTTTATGTAAATAGTGTCACAAACTAAAGCGTGTTTGAAACAAGTATAACCTCAAAGCGTGCGTGATTACACCATGCACACTTTGACAAATGTGTTGACAATGTTGACTGAACGCTTGACGGGATTGAAAGAATGTTGCCATATGGAAGAAATATACTTCCACAGATTATAGTTGAATGAATTGAACGATTGAATGGTACattcgtattatttatttattttattttgtaagctatttatttgtttaaataattagcGAGTTGTGGGGCCATCATCGTTATTCATTTGATTTTTTGTTGTATTCGAATCATCGAACAACTTTGATCTAAATACGGTCCATAATATACCGTACGTGTATCTAgacctttttttaaatcacatattatcttggctgacgatatacgaaaaatgagagAAATAGgtccagtaggtaagccaaaaagggCATCATACTCTATGAgctaacattcctagacaacctacaacattacaactCTTCTGTAGTCAAGGAACATGAAGCTGGAGTTCACACAGAATTGAATATTTGattcattgaattatttattttgttggaaaatgtatttctttttttattttctttgaaatatttagttgtatcatGTTTCTGTGGACGaatactacttgtagtttcatttcaTGAGTTATCTCCATATCTTTTAAgtcactagcttttgccagtaGCTTCGTTCgcattcccgtgagataaaaagtgtaTTAGTCCCCGTACCAGTTACTCTCATTCCGAATTTCATCCCGaacccttcagccgttttgacgagattgagtaacaaacacaaaattacGAAGTTCTAAGATTACTAAGATTCATTCAATCATTCAGTTCCATTCCATTCCTTGACATTTTGACTTCAAAATCTAATTGTCAGTTTCGAAATTGTTAAGGAATTTGATTTTACCGTTTTTctgtttatattaattgttattgataATGGATCGATAAAGGTTGATTTTTCTTGTATAGCATATAATTATTTGCTTATAATTTGTTAGTTTTGTACCTTGTGTACAGTTCAAATACTGATTGATTAAGTAAAAAGTGTTTTATGCAATGGCGACGTTGGAAGACGAAATAAGGGATttgaaagacaaaaataatgaattggTACAAAAGGTGCAGTTCTGGAAGTTGGCTGCAGCCAAGAAAGAAGATGAGAAGCTGACACTTATGAAAGAGGTCAACGAATTGAGACTAAAATTGAGCGTAAGTATATTATTCCTTAGCGCAGTCATCGCGAATGTTATCAAAAACTAAACTTGCATTTTGTCTCTAATTAtcgcaaaaataataatgtgaaacTGTACTGTACCGCCGATGCAGTGGTTGGGTGATTGGCTGCTGTACAAAACCGGGCTCGAAACCCGCGTCAGGATGTTAGTGCTAACAGATTTTTAGAATCTAAATTGGGTACCATTAACACAGAACTGGAGAAGCAGCAGTGTGCTTACCGAGTATATTTCATCTCCGTGTCACAAATGTACCGAAAACCTAATGCTTTAATCTTGTCAAATGACCATCCCTTTGAGCTAAGACAGTAtgagaatttaaataaacaccTGTATTTTCACACATACAATATGTGCACTATATTTGTCACTTGTAATGCCTTAGCATATAATAGTTATCCTgttcacttatttttatttatatttatgattttgaATTCAGTATACATACAAGAACAGAGCAAATGTATTTGAgacttctaataaaataatgctgtttttaaaaaatatcaccgCAATTGGTAGATTGATACCTCCCTATTTAGTTTAAGTTGTTGTTCGCTTGTAGATGCTCAGGAACCATGGTTCAACCAAAGCAAAGAACCTGGACAGTGCTTTGCAACAAGCAAGTGAGAAAGCCATCGCACATCTGGTTAATGCGTCTGCGGAGATTGCCAAAAGTATGGAGATAGCTAAAGCTTATATGAGGGAACGAGAAGAGTTAGAGGAACAGCTGCCTCGCTGGAGCACTCTTGGTGGGACACCGAGAGCGGAGAATACGGAGAGAGTGCATAGAGTTGCACCAATGATGATGGAAGGGCGCTGTGTTCAGCCTGTAGTTGAACTTAACAGGACCATCTTGCTAAGAGGTGGATCAGGTAGGGATGTTTTTCTTGTCTAAAATATTTGCTTGCATATTTGGTGAAGACGCTGGCTAATTTTGTACAACTCTTCATGTGTATCTATATATATCCAGacctgaattaattattttgtgctTCCTAATAATTATGATGTGAAGATGAATGATACAGCAGAGATTTCTGTGTGAGTGATTGAAGTTTaaagagtaatttattttattaatgcttTCTTATTCTTTAGGATCTGGAGATACTACTGAGAGGGCAGTGCCTTTACGTATGTTGCAAGGTATGTAATCACAAACTGATTTAAATGgacatgtatatttatgttactCAAAAGTACATTGTTTGTTGTGTTAATGCAGTAAGTAAAACATcgcaaaaatatgtttacatcTGCAGTTCACTCACctttaaataatgttacattaatcacaatttaaaactttagaAAATTCAATCGTTAGGTTTTCTTATACTAaacattctttattttttatttccagatGTCTACATTCCATTGACTAGGATTGACATATCAGACTTTGCTCACCCGAATGTGGAGGTGGAGTCTAACATGGACACGGGTAATGAGGAGTACATGGAAGGGTACGGACCGCCAGGAGTTCCAGTGCCaagtaagtaatatattaaAGTTGTTCAATTATTATATGGCTTACTCACATTTTTCACTTGATCACTCAATTTTACTCCACACATACTTTTCTAGGCAATTGACGTTGACAATCAGCAATATGATAAtcatcattataaataataacaccaCGCAAAATAAATTGGATTGTGTACTCTGTAGGGTTCAAACTAATTTAACACATTTACCTTTCCTCAAAGTACACAGGGGACAGCGACGCCGTGACCGTCGTGACCGCAGAGACCGCAGGGATCGTAGAGAACGCACGGGAGACCGCTCAGGGGAACAGTATGAGCAACCCTCGGAGCAGCACTATGAAGAACATGCCCAACAACATGCAGAACATGAAGAACAACAGGAACAACACTATGAAGGACAACAACAACAGCTTTATGATGCTCAAGAGGAACAACACTATGAGGAAGAGCCAGAACAACACTACGATGATCAGAACTTGGACTCCAGCGGCGAGCCAATGTCAGAAGGAAATGACTATGctatgtaagtacttacttttTCTATAAAACTTTTCGTATTATTTACGTAATGTAAACTTTTCGAggatgctcgactagtttcgagccgcAACTGGGACCCATAACTAACTCACAATTAAATTGTGACAGTAAATTGGAGCCAGAGAGTGAGGAAGAAAGGGCGGTCATGGAAGAAACACAGAGGTATGGCATGATTTTTGTCAATACGTGTGACATATCGCCACGCTTTTTGTTTAACTAAGATGTAAGCAGTAGAGAAGCTTCATGTTAAATGTGCCTCCTATTGCAATAGAGTATGATGtggttgtttttattaattaaatgcttGACTACATGCTTGACGCAGTAACTGCTACACAATTtgtagggttcgattcccgcacggaacaacttttaGTGAGATCGACGACGATGGAAAAAAAACTCGTTCTAAGTcaggtttttttaaaaatatgtgacGATTTTAGTCTTTTAAACAGGATAGGCATGCAGTTACGAGACGACAGTTGGAATCAGCAAGGATTTGAGACGATTGAGGAGTCTCCGGAAGAGGCTCACCAGGCTTCAATGAACAGCACCGTATACGACAATCCACTGGAAGGTCCCAGCTGGTTACTGGACCGCACCCCCCCTACTGCTCGCACCCCTACAAGTGCTTCGCATACTCCTGCTAACCGCCATGTAAGTTGCACTAGTTGTTGGTTAAGTTTAGAATTGTATCAATTTTGTACAAATTGAACATTGTTTCGGCACGCTTACCACCATGCTCGACCGGAGTTCGTTCGTAGTATGCCACGGCCTTACacaaatccgacgtgaaacaacgctgcaTTTGTTCGCTGTGTGGATGAGGGGTATCTGAGGCCCAATTCCATCCTAACCCTAAACGTATTTCtgaactcttctggtgttgcgagaTTCCATGGCCGGcggccgattgcttaccacccgGTGATCCTTCAGTTTGTTTGCTGCActattataaaatcaatgtaCTTGTGTATTCAGGAATCTACACCAAGGAGTGGGAAGAACTTCACACCGGACTCCACAACGGAGAGGAATAAGACACCCAGTACATCCACCAGGAACAATGATGAAAATGTACCAGTAAGTACTTGTAGTGTTTACTATTTTAAGTCCCAGAATTGTTTATAATAGTTgaaactatttaaattattcttttatcataatttttatttaattatcttattGAGTGATCTTGTATGAGACTGTCAACGATGTGGTATCTAGTTAGAACGTAATGCAATAAAGTAAGTAAGAGTACATGTGGTTGTCCCCAGCCGGAGCCGAGCCCGGTAACATTCTCCCCGACGGTGCGGCGCCGCAAGCGCACGTCGTCCCCGCCGGCCGCGGCCACGCCGCGCACCCCGCACTACTCGCCGCGACCGCTATCCTCGCGACGGAACAGTCGGAACAGGTACCATACACATACTGCTTTTGTGGCTAATATAGTCTCATTGAATGTACATTTTGATTTCACAACTAGTAATTCGGTAAATAGGTCATGAGCTATTCAACTCAGAGAAGAAATATCGATAAAAACTTATGTTTCTATACACAAAGTTACACATAAAGTAAAATGCATGCAAGTTTTTGCtgatattttatcataataagcAGTGCACGATATGTTGACACTAATGGTTGAGTGTGTTATCAATTTTATATGATTCCATTCTGTTTTAAGTTTACTACCCATTGCTAAACTGGGGGCTACGTTTACGTTTTTACGTTTCATACTAACTTTGCTTgtatattcttatttaaaacatttagaaAACAAGATTATAACCGTCGCTTGTACTAAAGTATCAACATACCACACACAAACTACACTGATAATGAttccttaaataaaatacaacttcTGTCTCCAGTTTGAATGGACGAGTACTGAAGGTACTAGTGGCCAAGTTGCGGCTGGACGGCAGTCCGGTGTCCCAGTCCCCGGCGAAGCAGGCCCGGCCGTCCCGCACGCTGCCCCCATTCGACGCACCCAGCCCCAACGGGGCTACCGACTCCAGAGTTATTGTGTCGTAAGTCTACTTAAATTATTTCCAGATTATAAGTCAAATTAAATGATGTTTACTTTTGTAATTATACTAAGAAAAAGCATAcaacgtcaatatttcaaaattaagttACGATGATGCGGGCATTCTCTATCTGACTTGATCTGGCTATTCGTGAGAACGAAACTCAGGAGTTCACAGTCTCTTTTGGAAGTCCAGTGGCCACAATTTTGCGCTTTGAAACCGCGTCAGTGTCAAAACTTATATGATACGCAATGTTCCAATGGAGTTTTGCCGTGTAAAATGTCCAAGATAAATCctaaaagaaattaattcttaaacaaatatcaaaaccGCTCATGCTCATCACCAGGGAAGCTAGAAGCATAGACCAGGAAGTGCCGGAGTCGGTGCGGGACGCGTCGCTCGGCAGGGGGCGCCACAGTCGGGACCTCGACGAACGCAGGCTGCTCATGCATTCCAGGGACAGCAGGGACAGGTAtacatctataatataaaaataagtcgggttttccttcctgacgctataactccagaacgcacgaagcgatttccacggttttgcattcgttggaaaggtctcgggctccgtgaggtttatagcaaagaaaattcaggaaaatttcaagagaaaagcaggaaaacagggaaaattattggtggcgaaacggagttcgctgggtttgctagttggTTTATATATAGACTGCAGAGGTTTATTCAAtcgattttaaaccttattgcGTCTTAATAAAATTCTCGCCTCAGTCGTGAGCATGACGTGTACAGGTGACCAGTGAGCATgaacagtcaaagtcaaaagttaaaacatttattccatTTAAACCAATAATTACTTTTGAAATGAACGGGGCCTTATGCATAGGGCTTCCACTTTCGACCTTATTCTTGTCCAGTAATAAAATCTGAAATCTTTGTATGGTTGTCgcatttttactttataaactCTCTGTAAATCACCCTCCATGGAATACACAGGGTGTCCCATAATCATTTGTCTATTGATACCCAGTTACCTACAGTACACTAATGCCCGGTTCCTATAATTGAGAAACGATCCGTTTTAGTTACGAATAGTAGTTTTATATACGAGGCGTAAGCTTAAACCGTTCCTATAAAAAACGTCTCGTCGCGCAACTTACTGACGGCTTGTAACTAACGGATGGGAGGGCACCGGTAAGCGTAAAGTATAGAGATGACAGTCCATGGCGttcctataaatattttaaccgtCCGTAGATTGTCAAGATGATTATTCGTAATGTCACTTGGTTACCAGCCGATGTCGGTCGGTTAGAGTAGAATTTAGAAAGAAACTTCACCGTTTTCcttgtaaattttaaaatgtccaGTTCAGAGAGTGATAGAGAAGCGTTTGATATTCTATCACACATCAATGAAAGTGATTCAGACGAAGATAACAGGCGTAGCAGAACATATAAAGAAAGAGTAAACTATTTAGCGTCGCTGGATTCATACGAATTTCAAGTGAGATTTCGACTCGACAAAGCGTCTACTGAAGAGTTACTTCTTGAAATTCATCCGCATATAAAAGTAACAGGATCCAGGTAAGTATCTTGGAGGCATTTGAAAGTATTGTATACTTATTCtaaaaatttaaacataacctaaataaattgatattatttcagGAATCATGGGATTTCTCCACTACATCAGCTATTGCTGACCTTAAGATTTTATGCTTTAGGAACGATGTTGTTGTCAGTGGCAGATTTTGTGGGTGTGTCAAAAACGTCGGTATGTCGTATTGTGCTTGATATTAGTTTTGATATCGCTAAACTTTATAGCAAATATATTTTCATGCACACTGACACAGAACACGAGTTTTATAATATAGCTCGGTTCCCACGTGTTCTTGGTGCAATTGATGGTACACACATCAGAATACAATCACCATGTAAGTCTCcatgaaattaaataagaagttagttaggtaggtacatataaaaacAGTTTCACTCGTTTTTAAATACCACTTTTTTCAACACAGGTTCTCAGGTTGGTGAAGAATTTAGAAACCGAAAAGGTTACTTTTCTCTTAATGTGCAAGCAGTATGTAATGCCAATCTGCTTTTCATGAATGTGGTGGCTCGTTGGCCTGGCTCTGCTCATGATGCCACTATATTTAACGCTTCCGAACTGCGTGGTAAGAACATATACCTATCTGTAAGTATTTACTTGTTCCCATAATTTAAACAGAAATAAAGCATCCTTTTTTTCAGCACAATGTGAAAGTGGATTATTTGGCAACAGATGGTTACTGGGAGATAGTGCATATCCTCTGAAGCCTTACCTTTTACCACCACTACTAAACCCGCAAACACAAGGCCAAATTTTGTACAACGAAGCGCATATCCGAACAAGAAATTGCATTGAAAGGTAGGTTGACaatttcat includes:
- the LOC118273247 gene encoding ER membrane protein complex subunit 5; this encodes MGSSVHKLIVTVGFLSLFHSAFSAAQHRSYLRITAQEFTTLPLDIVVQAVVSLFAVMWGVLNVAGNLREIPAAAELNTVKWETQRNLPSFYIFNHRGKALADNYIPSGSKCELENVE
- the LOC118273246 gene encoding probable H/ACA ribonucleoprotein complex subunit 1; this translates as MSFRGRGGGGGGRGGYGGGGGGGGRGFGGRGGGGGRGGFGGRGGGRGGRGGGGGGGYRQQDQGPPESVIPLGHYGWTVQDDLVCKVDIEDVPYFNAPIFLENKEQIGKIDEIFGNLRDYFVSVKMSDNYKANSFKSGQQFYIDPAKLLPLKRFLPQPPGAKRGRGGAGRGGPRGGRGGGGGFGRGGGGGGFNRGGGFNRGGGGGRGGFGRGGGGGGFNRGGGGFRGGRGGR
- the LOC118273477 gene encoding serine/arginine repetitive matrix protein 1 isoform X1, producing the protein MATLEDEIRDLKDKNNELVQKVQFWKLAAAKKEDEKLTLMKEVNELRLKLSMLRNHGSTKAKNLDSALQQASEKAIAHLVNASAEIAKSMEIAKAYMREREELEEQLPRWSTLGGTPRAENTERVHRVAPMMMEGRCVQPVVELNRTILLRGGSGSGDTTERAVPLRMLQDVYIPLTRIDISDFAHPNVEVESNMDTGNEEYMEGYGPPGVPVPIHRGQRRRDRRDRRDRRDRRERTGDRSGEQYEQPSEQHYEEHAQQHAEHEEQQEQHYEGQQQQLYDAQEEQHYEEEPEQHYDDQNLDSSGEPMSEGNDYAIKLEPESEEERAVMEETQRIGMQLRDDSWNQQGFETIEESPEEAHQASMNSTVYDNPLEGPSWLLDRTPPTARTPTSASHTPANRHESTPRSGKNFTPDSTTERNKTPSTSTRNNDENVPPEPSPVTFSPTVRRRKRTSSPPAAATPRTPHYSPRPLSSRRNSRNSLNGRVLKVLVAKLRLDGSPVSQSPAKQARPSRTLPPFDAPSPNGATDSRVIVSEARSIDQEVPESVRDASLGRGRHSRDLDERRLLMHSRDSRDSSSHHLSRVGSQDSRDSGQSSLRGRLDSRASHESDSSSGGPGGTVCEGRTRRPRKAITYKEKPLNRKLRR
- the LOC118273477 gene encoding serine/arginine repetitive matrix protein 1 isoform X2, whose product is MATLEDEIRDLKDKNNELVQKVQFWKLAAAKKEDEKLTLMKEVNELRLKLSMLRNHGSTKAKNLDSALQQASEKAIAHLVNASAEIAKSMEIAKAYMREREELEEQLPRWSTLGGTPRAENTERVHRVAPMMMEGRCVQPVVELNRTILLRGGSGSGDTTERAVPLRMLQDVYIPLTRIDISDFAHPNVEVESNMDTGNEEYMEGYGPPGVPVPIHRGQRRRDRRDRRDRRDRRERTGDRSGEQYEQPSEQHYEEHAQQHAEHEEQQEQHYEGQQQQLYDAQEEQHYEEEPEQHYDDQNLDSSGEPMSEGNDYAMIGMQLRDDSWNQQGFETIEESPEEAHQASMNSTVYDNPLEGPSWLLDRTPPTARTPTSASHTPANRHESTPRSGKNFTPDSTTERNKTPSTSTRNNDENVPPEPSPVTFSPTVRRRKRTSSPPAAATPRTPHYSPRPLSSRRNSRNSLNGRVLKVLVAKLRLDGSPVSQSPAKQARPSRTLPPFDAPSPNGATDSRVIVSEARSIDQEVPESVRDASLGRGRHSRDLDERRLLMHSRDSRDSSSHHLSRVGSQDSRDSGQSSLRGRLDSRASHESDSSSGGPGGTVCEGRTRRPRKAITYKEKPLNRKLRR
- the LOC126910872 gene encoding putative nuclease HARBI1, which produces MSSSESDREAFDILSHINESDSDEDNRRSRTYKERVNYLASLDSYEFQVRFRLDKASTEELLLEIHPHIKVTGSRNHGISPLHQLLLTLRFYALGTMLLSVADFVGVSKTSVCRIVLDISFDIAKLYSKYIFMHTDTEHEFYNIARFPRVLGAIDGTHIRIQSPCSQVGEEFRNRKGYFSLNVQAVCNANLLFMNVVARWPGSAHDATIFNASELRAQCESGLFGNRWLLGDSAYPLKPYLLPPLLNPQTQGQILYNEAHIRTRNCIERCFGVWKRRFPVVGLTLRLSLLRAHSVIIATAVLHNICRSKSLADVPPEMELPNAEAVPVASNAEEMSNYMERDLLITEYFNK